Proteins from a single region of Candidatus Bathyarchaeota archaeon:
- a CDS encoding chemotaxis protein CheD — MSSTKMFSTIQTKSKQSVCVTEDAQVANKEDLEEIRVDMAEMKVDNRPVHLVACVGSCIAICIYDSSSRMGGMAHVMLPQADVFPQEDLPAKFADTAVPALTKAIKNSRTDCVLSAKIAGGANMFPNIRQQSLAIGTKNIEAVKNALRLNKIPLLGEDVAGTQGRKVTFNATTGRVIVRLLNGEVKQL, encoded by the coding sequence TTGTCAAGCACAAAAATGTTTTCAACCATTCAAACAAAAAGCAAGCAAAGTGTTTGTGTAACCGAAGACGCTCAGGTTGCAAACAAGGAAGACTTAGAAGAAATTCGTGTTGATATGGCTGAAATGAAAGTTGACAATAGACCAGTACACTTAGTCGCCTGCGTTGGCTCCTGCATAGCTATTTGCATATACGACTCATCAAGCAGAATGGGAGGAATGGCTCACGTAATGCTTCCACAAGCAGACGTTTTCCCTCAAGAAGACTTACCAGCAAAGTTCGCTGACACAGCGGTTCCTGCTCTCACAAAAGCCATCAAAAACTCAAGAACGGATTGTGTGTTGTCAGCCAAAATCGCAGGAGGCGCCAACATGTTCCCTAACATAAGACAACAAAGCTTGGCAATCGGCACAAAAAACATAGAAGCTGTCAAAAACGCACTTCGCTTAAACAAGATACCTCTACTAGGAGAGGATGTTGCAGGAACGCAAGGACGCAAAGTCACTTTTAACGCTACCACAGGACGGGTGATTGTCCGCCTCTTAAACGGAGAAGTAAAACAACTATGA
- a CDS encoding protein-glutamate O-methyltransferase CheR has protein sequence MLTTNADSPVVVTATDVFEKAAFERLKKMVNDKLGLNCNGYREEYVRRRFDIRLKETGTLTYSKYVNYLNKNPGEFDLLLKNLAINYTTFFRDPDVYAFLEKNIFPTLFVQPTVRIWSAGCSSGQEPYSLAMLALKLIEQRQYNCKVTIFASDVDRETLADAVRGVYGANNLEGVERWMISKYFLKEGNLFRVKDSVKALVKFGVHDLMKQFAYQNLDLVLCRNVMIYFSREGQQHIHMNIFNVLRPGGYFVMGKTESLSGEPAKRFKPLDIQCRVHIKPAN, from the coding sequence ATGTTAACTACAAACGCCGATTCACCCGTGGTGGTAACAGCAACTGATGTATTTGAGAAAGCAGCGTTTGAGCGCTTAAAAAAGATGGTTAACGATAAGTTAGGGCTAAATTGTAATGGGTACCGAGAGGAATATGTTCGAAGGAGATTTGATATCCGCCTCAAAGAGACAGGAACCTTAACCTACAGCAAATACGTAAATTACTTAAATAAAAATCCAGGCGAGTTCGATTTACTACTTAAAAATCTAGCTATCAACTATACAACTTTCTTTAGAGACCCAGATGTTTACGCGTTTCTCGAAAAGAACATTTTTCCCACTCTGTTTGTCCAACCAACTGTTAGAATCTGGAGCGCTGGATGCTCAAGCGGACAGGAACCGTATTCTTTGGCGATGTTAGCCCTCAAACTTATTGAACAACGTCAGTATAACTGTAAAGTAACAATCTTTGCATCCGACGTTGACAGGGAAACTTTGGCAGATGCCGTCAGAGGCGTTTACGGCGCCAATAATCTGGAGGGCGTAGAAAGATGGATGATAAGCAAATATTTCCTCAAAGAGGGCAACTTGTTTAGGGTTAAAGACTCCGTGAAAGCACTTGTTAAATTTGGCGTTCACGACTTAATGAAACAATTTGCTTACCAAAACCTTGACTTGGTATTATGCCGCAACGTCATGATTTATTTCTCAAGAGAAGGCCAGCAACACATCCACATGAACATTTTTAATGTTCTAAGACCTGGCGGGTACTTCGTGATGGGAAAAACTGAGTCGCTTAGTGGAGAACCAGCCAAACGGTTCAAGCCCCTAGATATTCAATGCCGAGTACACATTAAACCAGCAAACTAG
- a CDS encoding methyl-accepting chemotaxis protein, whose protein sequence is MKISKKLVIGFAVVLILTTLISVISYINMGQLATTSELVDNSDQIQVKLLDARGEEKRYMLTSDAAYIDTTKAAIKEARDLCAKIKTMAVDGATIALVKDVEQGLTDYEAAFDAFVAAQKTCDSTLTVWKKAGESFNTLMTAIKSGAEMGSEVYVQADVVEGAIAAMRPLGVYYMKDPGEATWAAEIAALAKTEGEIATLVSMTSGMGQLSTDANTLQTDFLNYKAMGYKYNEAEQAKAEADAAMTEAGNIVLGNANQADKYYGGAELLRNQAVVNAASVQAMSNIMVIGFAVAAISISIPVAYLIIRSFQNPIKALIEDAKIISEGNLGHTMQAKVTKDEIGEVAGAFKNMVTAIRDLVAKVKTSAETVASMSQEVGSTAQEVNAGMQQVTTATQNIAQGAQKLTNLAQEVSKNVNTLSSVLQQTGGTAAEGMKFGEQSTEIMRQIQKDSGKASTSIENMQNVMMNTAQTVESMHASLAKIGELANMVTDVASQTEMLALNAAIEAARAGEAGRGFAVVADAVKELSDQSSNAANETLVSVSQVKKKGEEALEVSKKSTVEATEGAATVKAAIDGTKSVAEAIDKINTMLTDVGKGVEQGVLAVEQVVKAIDEVSAISEESASACEENSSAMEQQAASMNQLAQTSGKLSEVASQLQKEIDKFKL, encoded by the coding sequence TTGAAAATCAGTAAAAAACTTGTAATAGGCTTTGCAGTAGTTCTGATCTTGACTACGCTAATTTCAGTTATAAGCTACATAAACATGGGTCAATTAGCTACCACTTCAGAACTAGTAGATAACTCAGACCAGATTCAGGTAAAACTTTTGGACGCACGTGGTGAAGAAAAGCGCTATATGTTAACAAGCGATGCAGCATACATAGACACAACTAAAGCAGCAATAAAAGAAGCCAGAGATCTCTGTGCTAAAATAAAAACAATGGCAGTCGATGGAGCAACTATAGCACTTGTTAAGGATGTAGAACAAGGCTTGACCGATTACGAAGCCGCATTCGACGCATTTGTCGCAGCACAGAAAACATGCGATTCTACACTAACAGTGTGGAAAAAAGCTGGTGAAAGCTTCAACACACTGATGACCGCCATAAAGAGCGGCGCAGAGATGGGCAGTGAGGTTTATGTGCAAGCCGATGTAGTCGAAGGCGCAATCGCAGCTATGAGACCTTTAGGCGTATACTACATGAAAGATCCAGGAGAAGCAACATGGGCCGCCGAGATAGCAGCATTAGCCAAAACAGAGGGAGAGATAGCAACGTTGGTAAGCATGACTTCAGGCATGGGACAATTAAGCACTGATGCAAATACATTGCAGACGGACTTTTTAAACTACAAAGCTATGGGCTACAAATATAATGAAGCTGAACAGGCAAAAGCAGAAGCTGACGCCGCAATGACGGAGGCAGGAAATATTGTTTTAGGAAACGCTAACCAAGCAGACAAATACTATGGCGGAGCAGAGCTACTTCGAAATCAGGCAGTAGTAAATGCAGCATCAGTACAAGCAATGTCCAACATAATGGTCATAGGGTTCGCTGTAGCCGCAATCAGCATCAGCATACCAGTCGCATACTTGATTATTCGCTCGTTCCAGAATCCTATCAAAGCATTAATTGAAGACGCGAAAATAATTTCAGAAGGAAACCTTGGCCACACAATGCAGGCAAAAGTTACCAAAGACGAAATAGGAGAAGTCGCAGGCGCATTCAAGAACATGGTCACGGCAATAAGAGACTTAGTTGCAAAAGTCAAAACCAGTGCAGAAACCGTTGCTTCTATGAGTCAAGAAGTAGGTTCTACAGCTCAAGAAGTTAATGCAGGAATGCAACAAGTCACTACAGCCACACAAAATATAGCTCAAGGCGCACAAAAACTGACGAATCTTGCTCAAGAAGTGTCCAAGAACGTAAACACATTATCGAGCGTTTTACAACAAACAGGCGGAACAGCGGCAGAAGGAATGAAATTCGGTGAACAATCAACAGAAATCATGCGGCAAATCCAAAAAGACAGCGGCAAGGCAAGCACATCCATCGAGAACATGCAAAATGTCATGATGAACACAGCCCAAACAGTTGAATCAATGCATGCCTCACTGGCAAAAATAGGCGAACTAGCCAACATGGTCACAGACGTCGCATCTCAAACCGAAATGCTTGCACTCAACGCAGCAATTGAAGCAGCAAGAGCTGGAGAAGCAGGACGCGGTTTTGCAGTAGTCGCAGATGCAGTAAAAGAACTCTCCGACCAGTCAAGTAACGCAGCAAACGAAACGCTAGTGTCAGTGTCTCAGGTCAAAAAGAAAGGCGAAGAAGCACTAGAGGTCTCCAAAAAATCAACTGTAGAAGCAACCGAAGGCGCAGCAACTGTTAAAGCAGCAATAGATGGCACAAAGAGCGTTGCAGAGGCCATAGATAAAATCAACACAATGCTCACTGACGTAGGCAAAGGTGTCGAACAAGGAGTCCTAGCAGTGGAACAAGTTGTTAAAGCAATCGATGAAGTCTCAGCAATCTCTGAAGAATCAGCATCAGCATGCGAAGAAAACTCCTCAGCGATGGAGCAACAAGCAGCAAGCATGAACCAACTCGCACAGACATCAGGCAAACTCTCTGAAGTAGCATCTCAACTGCAGAAAGAAATCGACAAATTCAAGCTCTAA
- a CDS encoding response regulator yields the protein MGSVLLVDDASFMRAVLKKIVLQGGHEVIAEASNGEEAINQYQNTKPDLVLMDIVMPPTPKAKDGIEALKQIITTNADAKVVMCSSMGQQSLITEALKAGAKDFVIKPFQPQKVIEVLAKYIG from the coding sequence TGCGAGCTGTCCTAAAAAAAATTGTCCTGCAAGGAGGACACGAAGTGATAGCAGAAGCATCAAACGGTGAAGAAGCCATCAATCAATACCAAAACACAAAACCAGACTTAGTCCTCATGGACATAGTCATGCCACCAACACCAAAAGCAAAAGACGGCATTGAAGCACTAAAGCAAATAATAACGACAAACGCAGACGCAAAAGTGGTAATGTGTAGTAGCATGGGGCAACAATCACTCATAACCGAAGCGCTAAAGGCAGGAGCAAAAGACTTCGTAATCAAACCCTTCCAACCACAAAAAGTCATAGAAGTACTCGCCAAATACATCGGTTAA
- a CDS encoding chemotaxis protein CheW, translated as MSSTKDIEKQQIIIFKLDDKHYGASIEQIREITRVGEISPFPGAPPYILGVTNRRGQVTTIVDLRIKLGMTPKEIDQHSRMLIIENKSSAKGIVVDAVEDAVMLSKSDIEETPAITKSMDESSNFIKGIGKKGQQLIVILDLKKLAADEDENVEMTMNTDVITQTTQQ; from the coding sequence ATGAGTAGCACAAAGGACATTGAAAAACAACAAATAATCATCTTCAAACTCGACGACAAGCACTACGGTGCCAGCATAGAACAAATCCGAGAAATCACCCGCGTGGGTGAAATCTCCCCTTTCCCCGGCGCACCCCCGTATATTTTGGGGGTAACCAACCGCCGGGGACAGGTGACCACCATCGTTGATCTGCGGATAAAACTAGGCATGACACCCAAAGAAATCGACCAACATAGTCGAATGTTGATCATTGAAAACAAATCAAGCGCTAAAGGCATAGTGGTGGATGCAGTAGAAGACGCAGTGATGCTATCAAAATCAGACATTGAAGAAACACCAGCAATCACAAAATCAATGGATGAATCATCAAACTTCATCAAAGGTATCGGCAAAAAAGGTCAACAACTAATAGTAATCCTAGACCTCAAGAAGCTCGCCGCTGATGAGGACGAAAACGTAGAAATGACGATGAACACCGATGTAATAACACAAACAACTCAACAATAA
- a CDS encoding chemotaxis protein CheC → MKTNIQNKIGHIESQSIGNTSHSNESLDLAILSELASIGAGHAATALSDILQQQVFITVPRIHDAPAHLLPKLFGLHEMPTTALYIRLAVGPECDILVMLEAEEARKVAAMMTMAPSVDDLDPVLEASAVEELANIIVGSFLSAISDFISMTLVPAPPIRIVDAFDAILDELLVKNSMMYKRTVIFDISFTTTAQISKCMMLFFPSPDLEKLLLEKSKVLVENAP, encoded by the coding sequence ATGAAAACTAATATCCAGAATAAAATTGGGCATATAGAAAGCCAAAGTATAGGGAACACAAGTCACTCAAATGAATCATTAGATTTAGCAATACTTTCAGAGCTAGCAAGCATAGGAGCTGGACACGCTGCAACTGCTCTATCAGACATCCTACAACAACAAGTCTTTATTACTGTGCCTAGAATCCACGATGCCCCAGCACACCTCTTGCCTAAGCTATTTGGATTGCATGAAATGCCTACAACAGCACTCTACATTCGGCTTGCAGTAGGACCCGAATGCGACATACTGGTAATGCTTGAAGCAGAAGAGGCAAGAAAAGTTGCCGCCATGATGACCATGGCACCATCTGTTGATGACCTAGACCCTGTGTTGGAAGCATCAGCAGTTGAGGAGTTAGCCAACATTATAGTAGGTTCTTTTCTTAGTGCAATTTCAGACTTCATATCCATGACGCTGGTTCCGGCACCACCAATTAGGATAGTAGATGCATTTGACGCCATTTTGGACGAACTTCTAGTTAAAAATTCCATGATGTACAAGCGAACCGTAATCTTTGACATCTCCTTTACGACAACAGCGCAAATCTCAAAATGCATGATGCTGTTCTTCCCCAGCCCCGACCTCGAGAAGCTATTGTTAGAGAAATCAAAGGTCCTAGTTGAAAATGCCCCGTAA
- a CDS encoding chemotaxis response regulator protein-glutamate methylesterase, whose translation MRVLVVDDSAFMRRIISDILATDPQLNVVGTSCNGLDALEAIPKLHPDVITMDVAMPKMDGLTALRHIMTDHPTPVIMLSSLTKEGADITLKALEYGAIDYVLKPSGSISIDLPKVQTELISKVKTAAHAKLLRPKIKPVPPTSISSKTKSVVLIGASTGGPAALESILIALPQEIPPILIVQHMPPTFTKCFADRLAGICKFEVKEAEEGDYIIRNRVLIAQGGYHMTITKEERIHLNTDPPIHAVRPAVDPMMQTAAEVFRSKTLGVILTGMGRDGANGLRAIKQKGGTTIAQDEETSTIFGMPKAAIDEGVADKTLPLQRIPQEIMTQCQK comes from the coding sequence ATGCGTGTGCTCGTAGTTGACGATTCAGCTTTCATGCGAAGAATAATAAGCGACATTCTAGCTACCGACCCACAACTTAATGTTGTTGGCACTTCATGCAATGGTTTAGATGCCCTCGAAGCAATACCCAAGCTTCACCCAGACGTCATAACAATGGATGTTGCAATGCCGAAAATGGACGGTCTAACAGCACTAAGACACATCATGACTGACCATCCAACTCCAGTTATCATGTTAAGCAGTTTAACTAAGGAAGGAGCAGATATAACATTAAAAGCCCTCGAGTACGGCGCCATAGATTACGTCTTAAAACCCTCAGGTTCAATCTCAATTGATTTACCTAAAGTACAAACTGAACTAATAAGCAAAGTCAAAACCGCAGCACATGCAAAACTACTCAGACCTAAAATCAAGCCAGTTCCACCCACCAGTATATCGTCAAAAACTAAGAGTGTAGTTCTTATAGGAGCGTCAACAGGAGGACCTGCAGCATTAGAAAGCATCCTTATTGCGTTACCACAGGAAATTCCACCAATCTTAATCGTTCAACATATGCCGCCAACCTTCACCAAATGCTTTGCTGACAGACTGGCTGGAATCTGCAAGTTTGAAGTGAAAGAGGCAGAAGAAGGGGACTACATAATCAGAAATCGCGTACTTATCGCGCAGGGAGGCTACCACATGACCATAACAAAAGAAGAACGCATCCACCTCAATACAGACCCCCCGATACATGCTGTTCGTCCAGCTGTTGACCCAATGATGCAAACAGCTGCAGAAGTGTTTAGGTCAAAAACTCTGGGGGTAATCCTCACTGGTATGGGGAGAGACGGCGCTAATGGCTTGAGAGCCATAAAACAAAAAGGCGGAACAACAATTGCCCAAGACGAAGAAACATCAACCAT